TGATCGCCTCGAGCATTATGAGCAAGAAGATTGCGGCGGGTTCCGACTGCATCCTGCTGGATGTGAAAGCGGGCAGCGGCGCGTTTATGAAAACGGTAGAGGATTCCATCCGCCTGGCTGAGGCGATGGTTTCGATCGGCGAGCACGTCGGCCGCAGAACAGTCGCACTGATTACCGATATGAGCCGTCCGCTGGGAAATGCCATCGGCAATTCGCTCGAAATTTGCGAGGTGTGCGATACGCTGAGAGGCCATGGCCCTGCTGACTTGACGGCCATCTGCATTGAGCTGGCGGCCAATATGCTGTACCTTGCGGGAAAGGGCAGCATCGAAGAATGCAAGCGCATGGCGATGGAGCAAATTCGCAACGGCGCTGGCTATGAACGCTTGAAGGAGATGGTGGCGGCACAGGGCGGCGATACCGCTGTTCTGGACGACAACAGCAAATTCCAAAAGGCCAAGGTGCGCCACGAGGTCTGCGCCCAGCAGGACGGATATTTTTATGCCATGGATACGGAAAAGTGCGGAATCGCCTCTGTCGAGCTCGGGGCCGGGCGCGAAAAGAAGGAAGACCCAATCGATTACAGCGCCGGTATCATCCTGCAAAAGAAGGTGGGGGATCGGGTGAAGAAGGGCGAGCCGATCGCCGTGTTCTACACCTCGGAAGCTTCCCTCTGTGCGGAAGCGGAACAGCTGTTTGAAAGCGCTGTCACGATTCGCGACGAAGCTCCCGCAGAAATGCCTCTGGTTTACGCGCGTGTCACGTGCGACGGCGTGGAACGGTTTTAAGCTTGAACCGCACTCACTTTTTGTGGGTGCGGTTCGTTTTTGTACTGGAAAGCCGCGTCGGTGTAAAATCTTTAGAAAACGAAAAAGAATCAGTAATATGTATAATGGCAATGTTTGGTTGAAAAATAAATTTTGAGCTACTATAATGAGGATAACGCAAAACAAAGTTTATGTGATCATGTCTTTATCAGTCAAATGTTACCGTGGTATGCTGTAACGGAAAGAATCAATCTAAGTAGGGATGCGAATAAATGAGAAGTATGATTTGTCAAATAATAGACTCTTCGGGAGGATTACCAAGGCCATTTATGCAACAGCATGGGATCATAGAAGTCCCTTTTTATTTTAAATTTGGGAAAACGGATTATCGTCGGGAAAATGTCGACTGTAGTTTAGCTGAGTTTTATCAGCATATGGAGCAATATCCCGATGACATTCCCCAAACCTCTGCTCCCAATATCAATGATTGGCTGACGGTATTTGAGGAACAGCATGCGAGGGGGGCTAAGCGGTATATCGTAACAACAATCTCTTCGAAATTATCCTC
Above is a window of Faecalispora anaeroviscerum DNA encoding:
- a CDS encoding pyrimidine-nucleoside phosphorylase; the encoded protein is MYDIIEKKRDGGELTKEEIEFFIHKYVAGEIPDYQASALLMAIYLKGMTAKETATLTMSMANSGDTVDLSSIPGIKVDKHSTGGVGDKTTLVISPIVASLGVPVAKMSGRGLGHTGGTVDKMESIPGMQTFLDRERFFDIVRKVGVSVIGQSGNLVPADKKLYALRDVTATVDSIPLIASSIMSKKIAAGSDCILLDVKAGSGAFMKTVEDSIRLAEAMVSIGEHVGRRTVALITDMSRPLGNAIGNSLEICEVCDTLRGHGPADLTAICIELAANMLYLAGKGSIEECKRMAMEQIRNGAGYERLKEMVAAQGGDTAVLDDNSKFQKAKVRHEVCAQQDGYFYAMDTEKCGIASVELGAGREKKEDPIDYSAGIILQKKVGDRVKKGEPIAVFYTSEASLCAEAEQLFESAVTIRDEAPAEMPLVYARVTCDGVERF